The window CAACTTCCTCCAGATGTTTGGCTGCATCAGGAGGAAACGGATCGCTTCAGTCCGGCGGGGCGGCGAGGGACGCCGCCGCTTTAAGAACACTTAATTAGGAGTCAATGATCACCAATTGAGCCATTGAGCCGGCGCTTCCAGATTTCCAGCCTCAGCTGCGTCCGTCACGCTCCCACGCTCACGTCTCACTTCCCCCGCTGGAGGAATTATCTGCCCCGTGTCCTGGGGGGCAGGGGGGGTAAAACATGCTGTCCGCCGCCGTTCAGATCCTGGCGTTCGCCCTGGCGCTGCTGGGCGTCCTGGGCGCCACCGTGGCGACGCTGCTGCCCAACTGGAAGGTGAGCGTGAACGCATGGAGCAGCATCATGACCCCCATCTCTCAGATGCAGGGTCTGTGGGCGGACTGCGTGTGGTACAGCTCCGGCGTCTTCAGCTGCACCATGAAGGACTCGGTGCTGTCGCTGCCGCCGTCGCTGCAGATGATGCGGGCCGGCATGGTTCTGTGCTGCATGGTGGCGGCGTTCGGGCTCTGCCTCGCCTCGCTGGGGCTCAAATGCACCCGGTGGGGGGGCAGCCATCGGGCGAAGGGCCACACGGCGATGGCGGCGGGCGGCTGCTTCGTTCTGGCCAGCCTGCTCTGCCTGGTTCCGGCGGCGCTCTTCACCAACGAGGTCATCACCGCCTTCCTGACCACTGACCTGCCGGACAGCAGCAAGTACCAACCCGGCGGCGCACTCTGCGTCACCTTCATCGCCGCCGGGTTCCTGCTGGCCGGAGGAGTCATCTTCTGTCTGTCCTGTCCGGGAAGCGGGTCCTCCGGACCGGACAGCGTCTCAAACTCTGACTCAATCAGACTGGAAAGGAGGCAGGAGCCAAAAGTGGAAcccaaacagaagaagaagaaaagcgtGCGGCTGCAGACGGATGAGGTGAGGCAGGAGAAAACGGTTCTGGATCGGCAGAAACTCCCACAGAAAGACCTGAAGGACAACTACAGCCTGCAGGAGTACGTCTGACGCTCAGGCGGAGGGGAAATGTGGCGTTCAGGCGCCTGAAGTgggggtggtgtgtgtgtgtgtgggggtgtgtgtgtgtgtggaggggatAATTACTAAATGTTGTAAATGACAGATTGTAGATTCAGCTGAATGCCTCAGAAGCAGAGCAggactctaaaaaaaaaaacgaacctCAGAGACACAAAAGgctgaaaacctttaaaacgCGACGCTGCAGCTTCACTGAAACCAAAAACCTGAAGACAAAAAAACGTTTCAGCTCAAACTGAAACCAAAAAGCCATTTTATTCCAGCCAATTTTCTGCCTTCAGATAGAGCTAATGCTCCAACAGGGCTGCAGCCAACAGTTCTGGGGACGGGGCCCCAATGCAACATTACAGgcaacacttttttatttttatgctgtttgttcttgcagtgcatggaaaaaaaagtttaatactAGAtccaaaaaaactgaattacttTGTTTCCTTTATTACCTGCAgagtgaataataaaaaaaatactgtgaaCAGGATGCAGAAGAAAACTGGAAAGTTAAGAAAGCAAACCtaaagcttatttaaaaaattttaatgtctgatgaggaaaaaaatgcagacagaaaaaaagaaaagaaatgatgtACAGGTGCATCATGCATGATTCATCTCTGCACAAAAGCTCCATCCAGTAAATCTCGGTAAATTGAAGTAAAATATTGTTTCCTTATTATCAGATTTTTCTAGGTTCAATTTCCatcatattaatttatttttattcttgcaGGTTCTgtggaaacagagaaaagatccagggaaattaagaaaatgtacCAACAGCAGTCTGATGTTCccacaattatttattttagctaaaaaatcacaattcaggtttttaaaactttgtccaCATTTGTCACATGTTTTGGCAGCGAACTAAGGATCATACtaagaaaaaacttaaaataaaattatgagagtAAAGTAATTGGATTCTACGAATGAACTtgtacgagaataaagtcatggtTTTATGTGAggaaagtcataatattatgaaaataatgccaaaataatacaagaataaatttGTAGTCTAGCTAAAATAAACTCATACTATTAAGAATAAAGGAGTAATAAAGTCAAAATCAAACCAGAATAAAGTtacaatattatgactttatctTGACTTTACTCTgatacgactttattctcgtaattttatttatatattttttttatctttgtagTTTAACCCCAATACTCTTAAACTTGTTACTGTTGGTTAAATTGAATGTATGTCATTAAAGGACAGAAACTTGTTTCCACCACGGCAACAATTAAAACACATCATCGCCACCTACTGGCAGTGGATGGTGACTGTCAAAATTAAAGggcaaatataatttaaattgaaGCTAGCGCATTAGCACAGCGTTGGCTAAACGTCATACTGGTGAACCACTTTAGCGTTAGAGGAActaatttttataattttctgttttatttttagcgtAGC is drawn from Xiphophorus hellerii strain 12219 chromosome 15, Xiphophorus_hellerii-4.1, whole genome shotgun sequence and contains these coding sequences:
- the LOC116733671 gene encoding claudin-20-like — translated: MLSAAVQILAFALALLGVLGATVATLLPNWKVSVNAWSSIMTPISQMQGLWADCVWYSSGVFSCTMKDSVLSLPPSLQMMRAGMVLCCMVAAFGLCLASLGLKCTRWGGSHRAKGHTAMAAGGCFVLASLLCLVPAALFTNEVITAFLTTDLPDSSKYQPGGALCVTFIAAGFLLAGGVIFCLSCPGSGSSGPDSVSNSDSIRLERRQEPKVEPKQKKKKSVRLQTDEVRQEKTVLDRQKLPQKDLKDNYSLQEYV